The following coding sequences lie in one Cyanobacterium stanieri LEGE 03274 genomic window:
- a CDS encoding DUF433 domain-containing protein → MTLKQLLESQKIIHSDPEIMSGTPVFIGTRVPLQTLFDYMQEEGGLIEFLDDFPYLKTQTMKVLECITRLMIEKELCA, encoded by the coding sequence ATGACTTTAAAGCAATTATTAGAAAGTCAAAAAATTATACATTCAGATCCTGAAATCATGAGTGGTACACCAGTTTTTATTGGTACTCGTGTACCTTTGCAAACATTATTTGACTATATGCAAGAAGAGGGGGGATTAATAGAATTCTTAGATGATTTTCCATACTTAAAAACTCAAACTATGAAAGTTTTGGAATGTATCACTAGGTTAATGATTGAAAAAGAGCTTTGTGCTTAA
- a CDS encoding carbohydrate ABC transporter permease, producing the protein MQKFWEKTPVHITLVVISLIWTLPSIGLLISSFRYQDDLLRTGWWTVFQHPFDFTQYHLGNYITVLTAEGMGDAFLNSLTISIPATIIPIAIACFAAYAFAWMKFPGRQLLFIIVVALLVVPLQMTLIPILNAYRVFGISGSFLGVWLAHTAYGMPLGIYLLRNYIGALPKDLIEAAAVDGASHLKIFTKIIVPLSTPAIASFAVFQFLWVWNDLLVALVYLGGTPDVAPVTIQLSNMIGSRGQDWHILTAGAFISMIIPLLVFFALQKYFVRGLLAGSVKS; encoded by the coding sequence ATGCAGAAATTTTGGGAAAAAACTCCCGTTCATATTACCCTAGTAGTAATTTCCCTTATTTGGACATTACCCAGTATTGGTTTATTAATTAGCTCTTTTCGCTATCAAGATGACCTATTGAGGACTGGTTGGTGGACAGTATTCCAACATCCCTTCGACTTTACTCAGTATCATTTGGGGAACTATATTACTGTACTAACCGCTGAGGGTATGGGAGATGCTTTTTTGAATAGTTTAACCATCTCTATCCCCGCTACTATCATCCCCATTGCGATCGCCTGTTTTGCCGCCTATGCCTTCGCTTGGATGAAATTTCCTGGGCGACAACTCCTGTTTATTATCGTCGTTGCCTTATTGGTAGTACCTCTACAAATGACCCTAATTCCCATTCTCAACGCCTATCGAGTATTTGGCATCTCAGGCTCTTTTCTGGGGGTATGGTTAGCCCACACAGCCTATGGAATGCCCTTGGGTATATATCTACTGAGAAACTATATCGGTGCATTGCCTAAGGATTTAATTGAAGCGGCGGCGGTGGATGGTGCATCCCATTTGAAAATTTTTACCAAGATTATTGTACCTCTTTCAACCCCTGCGATCGCCTCTTTTGCCGTATTCCAATTCCTCTGGGTATGGAATGATTTATTAGTTGCCCTCGTCTATCTGGGAGGTACTCCCGATGTTGCCCCCGTTACCATCCAATTAAGCAATATGATAGGCTCTCGTGGTCAAGACTGGCACATTCTCACCGCTGGGGCATTTATCAGTATGATTATTCCTTTACTGGTATTCTTTGCCCTTCAGAAATACTTTGTCCGAGGTTTGTTGGCAGGTTCAGTCAAATCTTAG
- a CDS encoding DUF5615 family PIN-like protein → MIILLDENLLSKKLKQPFLNQGYEVYNINDMGWRGLKDKEIINLAENHPFDVFITADKNLPYQQNLSNSSLKVIVLNTSSTNPKHILPLIQKVSGLINDVALGVVLIDDTENITKFEFQ, encoded by the coding sequence ATGATTATATTATTGGACGAAAATCTTTTAAGTAAAAAATTAAAACAACCATTTCTTAATCAAGGTTATGAAGTTTATAACATCAATGATATGGGATGGCGTGGCTTAAAAGATAAGGAGATTATTAATTTAGCAGAAAATCACCCTTTTGATGTTTTTATCACCGCCGATAAAAATTTACCGTATCAGCAAAATTTAAGTAATAGCTCTTTGAAAGTGATTGTTTTAAATACAAGTAGCACTAATCCTAAGCATATATTACCTTTGATACAAAAAGTTAGTGGATTAATTAATGATGTTGCTTTAGGAGTCGTTTTGATTGATGATACGGAAAATATAACTAAATTTGAATTTCAGTAG
- a CDS encoding carbohydrate ABC transporter permease has product MLQRLFTVIVAILLGCGGVIAIFYALNYAVNLLPQKWRSPVLPWVYLAPAILVLGGFLVLPTINTFYLSFFDRRSENFVFLDNYIFSFTDRTMLIAFRNNILWLVLVTGVSVALGLVLAVLMDKVRYEKWTKALIFLPMAISFVGASVIWRFIYAYRPADEAQIGLLNAIITSLGFEPVGWLVEQSVNNFALIAIMIWLQTGFALVILSAAVKGIPKDVIEAAKMDGANEWQIFWKIIVPMISSTITVVATTVVILVLKVFDIVFVMTGGNQGTEVIASRMIKETYNYRNVGVGSAIAVILLLAIIPVMVTNIKRFKEQERLR; this is encoded by the coding sequence ATGCTACAACGATTATTCACTGTTATTGTCGCAATCCTCCTCGGTTGTGGGGGGGTTATTGCCATATTTTATGCCCTTAATTATGCGGTCAATTTATTACCACAAAAGTGGCGATCGCCCGTACTGCCATGGGTATATCTAGCCCCTGCTATTTTAGTATTGGGAGGCTTTTTGGTATTACCCACCATCAATACTTTTTATCTGAGCTTTTTTGATCGCAGGTCAGAAAATTTCGTTTTCTTGGACAACTACATCTTTTCCTTTACCGATAGAACAATGTTAATTGCCTTTCGCAATAATATTCTTTGGTTGGTATTGGTAACGGGGGTTAGTGTTGCCTTGGGTTTGGTGTTGGCGGTATTGATGGATAAAGTCAGGTACGAAAAATGGACTAAGGCATTAATCTTTTTACCCATGGCTATCTCTTTCGTGGGGGCGAGTGTGATTTGGCGTTTTATCTATGCTTATCGCCCCGCCGATGAAGCCCAAATTGGTTTATTAAATGCTATCATCACTTCCCTAGGATTTGAGCCTGTGGGATGGCTAGTGGAGCAAAGTGTTAATAATTTCGCCCTCATCGCCATTATGATTTGGTTACAAACGGGGTTTGCCTTAGTAATTTTATCAGCGGCGGTAAAGGGTATCCCTAAAGATGTCATCGAGGCGGCAAAAATGGATGGTGCCAATGAATGGCAGATTTTTTGGAAAATCATTGTACCTATGATTAGTTCTACTATTACGGTGGTAGCTACTACGGTGGTTATTTTGGTGTTGAAGGTATTTGACATCGTTTTTGTGATGACAGGGGGCAACCAAGGCACGGAGGTAATCGCTAGTCGCATGATCAAAGAAACCTATAACTATCGTAATGTGGGGGTTGGCAGTGCGATCGCCGTTATTCTTTTACTTGCCATTATTCCCGTGATGGTAACGAATATTAAACGATTTAAAGAACAAGAAAGGCTCAGATAA